In Peromyscus leucopus breed LL Stock chromosome 11, UCI_PerLeu_2.1, whole genome shotgun sequence, a genomic segment contains:
- the LOC114708409 gene encoding LOW QUALITY PROTEIN: alpha-enolase-like (The sequence of the model RefSeq protein was modified relative to this genomic sequence to represent the inferred CDS: deleted 1 base in 1 codon; substituted 1 base at 1 genomic stop codon) — translation MSILKIHAREIFDSRGNPTDEVDLCTSKGLFRAAVPSGASTGIYEALELHNNDKTRCMGKGVSKAVEHINKTIAPALVSKKLSVVEQEKIDKLMIEMDGTENKSKFGANAILGVSLAVCKAGASEKGVPLYCHIADLAGNPEVILPVPAFNVINGGSHAGNKLAMQEFMILLVGASSFQEAMRIGAEVYHNLKNVIKEKYGKDATNVSDEGGFAPNILENKEALELLENAIGKASYTDQVVIGMDLTASEFFRSGKYDLDFKSPDDASRYITPDQLAGLYKSFIRDYPVVSIEDPFDQYDXEAWKKFTASQAGIQMVGDDLTVTNPKRIAKAVSKKSCNCLLLKVNQIGSVTESLQACKLAQSNIWGVMVSHRSGETEDTFIADLVVGLCTGQIKTGAPCQSERLAKYNQILRIKEELGCKAKFAGRCFRNPLAK, via the exons ATGTCTATTCTCAAGATCCATGCCCGAGAGATCTTTGACTCCCGCGGGAACCCCACTGATGAGGTTGACCTCTGCACCTCAAAAGGTCTCTTCCGAGCTGCTGTGCCCAGTGGTGCCTCCACAGGCATCTATGAGGCCCTAGAACTCCATAACAATGATAAGACTCGCTGCATGGGGAAGGGTGTCTCAAAGGCTGTTGAGCACATCAATAAAACTATCGCACCTGCTCTGGTTAGCAAGAAACTGAGTGTTGTGGAACAAGAGAAGATCGACAAACTGATGATTGAGATGGATGGCACTGAAAATAAATCCAAATTTGGTGCGAACGCCATCTTGGGAGTGTCCCTGGCTGTCTGCAAAGCGGGTGCCTCAGAAAAGGGAGTACCCCTTTACTGTCACATCGCTGACTTGGCTGGCAACCCTGAGGTCATCCTGCCGGTTCCAGCTTTCAATGTGATCAACGGCGGTTCTCATGCTGGCAACAAGCTGGCCATGCAGGAGTTCATGATCCTCCTCGTGGGGGCGTCCAGTTTCCAGGAAGCCATGCGCATTGGGGCAGAGGTTTATCACAACCTGAAGAATGTCATCAAGGAGAAATACGGGAAGGATGCCACCAATGTGAGTGATGAGGGTGGGTTCGCACCCAACATCCTGGAGAACAAAGAAGCCCTGGAGCTGCTGGAGAACGCAATTGGGAAGGCCAGCTACACCGACCAGGTTGTCATCGGCATGGACTTGACCGCCTCTGAGTTCTTCCGGTCTGGCAAGTACGACCTGGACTTCAAATCTCCTGATGATGCCAGCAGGTACATCACACCTGACCAGCTGGCTGGCCTGTATAAGTCCTTCATCCGGGACTATCCAGTGGTGTCCATTGAAGACCCCTTCGACCAGTATGACTGAGAGGCCTGGAAGAAGTTCACAGCCAGT CAGGCAGGCATCCAGATGGTTGGGGATGATCTCACAGTAACCAACCCTAAGAGGATTGCCAAGGCTGTGAGTAAGAAGTCCTGCAACTGCCTCCTGCTCAAAGTGAACCAGATTGGCTCTGTGACCGAGTCTCTGCAGGCGTGTAAGCTGGCCCAGTCCAATATTTGGGGCGTCATGGTGTCCCATCGCTCTGGGGAGACTGAGGATACTTTCATCGCTGACCTGGTGGTGGGACTCTGCACTGGGCAGATCAAGACTGGTGCCCCATGCCAATCTGAGCGCCTGGCCAAGTACAATCAGATCCTTAGAATCAAGGAAGAGCTGGGCTGCAAGGCCAAGTTTGCCGGCAGGTGCTTCAGGAACCCCCTGGCCAAGTAA